CATGCATTTTGCCTATTATCTGCTCGAGTTCCAGAAGCTTGTTTTCGAATTCGAAAATCTTTTCGTTAAGATTAAGGATATTGTCTTCTTTTTTAACTTCTGCCTTCAGCCAGTCGATATCCTTCTGCATCTTCTTGATGTTCGTTTCAGCTTCCCTTTGCCTCGAGTAAAGAAAATCCAGGTCTCCTTCCGATGCTACGCAACCGTACATGAACACGGAAGAAAACAATACTGCGGCGACGGCCAGATATTTTTTTCTCATTAGTTTTCTGGGGAATTATTGTCAGAGAGGGCCATGAAGTGTCCTCGCCTGTTACGGCTGTACGCCTCATCCGATGTTCCCTCTTGCCATATTTCCGTTTCTCCCTTGCTGATGGAGTGCAGCATGTCGGGAGACACACCCTTTCCGATCATGTATTTTTTGATCTCATCTGCTCTTTTCTTTCCAAGGGAGAGGTTGTATTCCTCGGTCCCGCGGATGTCGCAGAAACCGAAGAGGAGAATGAATTTGATTTTGTCTTTGTTTCTTTCGAAGATGCTTATGTTGCCGTCAATTGCCTCCATTGCCTCTTTCGATATCTCCGCGCTGTCGAATTCGAAGAACACGTCCGAGGTGGGAAGGTTTATCAGGTTTTCCTTGGAGAAGGCGTCGCTGAGCAGGGATTTCCGTATTTCTTGGGCCTCTTCGTCAAAGCCCTCCATGAAGGCGCCTTCCCTGGCGGCGCCGATTGCCTGCGTGGCCTTCAGTTCCGCTTGAGAGAGGATCTTCTCGGCTTCCTCAAGCTCCCCTTCGCTTATAAGCTCTTGGGCCATCTCGAAAAGCTTTTGTGCCTCTTCATACTCCCAGGTGTCTTCGGCACCCTCCGCTCGGGCTTCCTCAAGCATCTCCGATACCGCCATGACCCTGTCCTGAGTACCCGTCTCTTCAGCCGAGGGAGGAGTGGTGGGAACTCTCTTCGAGCACCCCGAGATGTGCAGGACACCAACGACCAGAAAAAGAAAAGCGACCGCCGGAATTATTTTTCTCATAGTTAGGATTTCAGTCCGTTTAAAAGGCGTTGCCGCGTTGTAGCGGGTAAACTTAGAAGACAGGGTTACTATAGCACACGGGGGATGTTTTTTCAATTTTCCCGCGGCATTTTCTGCCGGGGATAAAAAAAGGAGTTTTTCAGTGAATGACGGGCCTTCAGTTTGCGGGGTTTTCTGGCATAACTGCCCTGTGGTGATCATAACCAGCAGGCGGGAGGATGAGATAAACGGCCAGGTAGCGACGACGCTTGTCACCTCCTCCATAGTTCACACCGTGCCCAGGCTTCTTATGGGGATATGGAAGAGAAATCACACCCACGGGTTCATAATGGAAAGTAAAAATCTCGTGGTTCATCTTCTCAAAAGGGATCAGATCGCTCTTGTCCGGAACTTCGGCTTTTATTCGGGCAGGGACAAAAAAAAGTTTATCGGCCTAGACCATTTCGAGGGCAGAAACGGCTGTCCCGTCTTAAAGGGAATACATTCCTATGTGGAGTGCTCGGTGCTCAACGCCATGGACGGCGGAGACATGACCGCTTTTCTGGTAAGCGTGGACTACGGGGAGATAATGAGGGGAGGGGAGTGGATGACGCTTGCGGACTTCTACTCTCTGGCTCCCGAGCAGTGGGTGATTGAGTACGGCCAGAAGCTCATGGAGTCGGTGAGTTTCTCCATGCCGATAATACACAAGATAAGCCATGAGCCGTTTCAGCCGTGAGCCGGCGCCGTTTCGGACCTTCAGCGTATTATTATGGTTGCGGAAGCCGAGTTTCTATCCGCGTATTTCTTAAGCCTGCTTCGAAGTTTTTTCTTGAACCAGTCCCTGGTAAAGGGAATAAGAAGGGAGAAGCCAAGAAGATCGGTAAGCAGCCCGGGTGTGAGAAGCACAACCCCTCCCACGAGCACGAGAAGACCGTTTATGAGGCTTTCGGTGGGCGGCCTGCCCTCGGTGACCTCCGCTCTTATCGCGCTTATAACCTGTGTTCCCTGGCTTCTGGCAAGCGCCGCTCCCAGCACCCCCGTCGCTATGACTGTGAATATGGTCGGCCAGAGTCCTATTATGTTCCCGAGCTTTATGAGCAGGGCGAGCTCAATGAGCGGAACCATGGTGAACAGAATTAGGAGTCTTGCGAACATCTGAAGTTGTTTAGAGATAAATCCCGGTTGTCTGTACGGTATAATAATATATCTGGAGGAAAATGCCGAATTGCCGATGGGAAAGCCGCCTTCGCAAAGAAAAGTTTTCATATCTTTTCTGGTTGTTTTGTGTCTGGGAGTGGGGGGATGCCGGCTCTTCAGGTTCCTCGATGTAAAAGGCCAGCTCGGGGATTTCAGCGAGAATTTCAACGTGAGTGACCACGACGGTCTAAGCCTTACCTTCAAAAACCCCGTACTGCTCGCAGGAGACATCGAGTGGCTCATGGTCTACTCGCCGCCCGTAGAAACCCGCATTGCCGCAGACACCGAGCTTTGGACCTATCACTTGGTGAAGAAGTACCCGGGCAGGAAGAGCGAAAGCGGGAATTTCGATCTGGCCATGGGAATGAAGCTTTGTCAGGGAAAGCTCTGCGAGATTATCTTTCCCGAGCGCTTCACCAAGTATATAACCAAGGAAGTTCTCGGGAAGGTGATGGGCTCGGTGGGCGCCGCCGAGGTGAAAAAGCTTGATAAGACAAGCACCGCGGCCGTGAGGTCCCTTGAATCCAAGGAAATCCCTAATTCCTCAGAAGTGATAGAGATTCTCGGCCGCCCGTACGCGAATCTAAACGAGGAAGGCGGCAGGGTTATCGTCTACAAGTACAGGCTTCGGGAGAGGACCCCTGAGGGGAAATACATCGTGTTCAGGCTTATTCTCAGCTTCGATGAAAAAACTGACAAGCTAAAAAAACTGGTGCTTCCGCTCAGAAGCGTGAGGCTTACGATGAATTTCGAGCCGGACGTGGCGCGAAAATGAGTTCTGTCAAGCTTCTTTCCCCCGCCAAGGTGAACCTGTTTCTCAGAGTTCTTGGAAAACGCCCCGACGGCTACCATGAACTTCAGTCCATAGCGCAGCCCGTAAGTCTCTTTGACGAGATAAGCCTTTCGGTGGAGCCGGGCGAGGGGTCAAGTCTTTCGTGCTCGGG
Above is a window of Candidatus Dadabacteria bacterium DNA encoding:
- a CDS encoding flavin reductase family protein, with translation MNDGPSVCGVFWHNCPVVIITSRREDEINGQVATTLVTSSIVHTVPRLLMGIWKRNHTHGFIMESKNLVVHLLKRDQIALVRNFGFYSGRDKKKFIGLDHFEGRNGCPVLKGIHSYVECSVLNAMDGGDMTAFLVSVDYGEIMRGGEWMTLADFYSLAPEQWVIEYGQKLMESVSFSMPIIHKISHEPFQP
- a CDS encoding OmpA family protein, which encodes MRKIIPAVAFLFLVVGVLHISGCSKRVPTTPPSAEETGTQDRVMAVSEMLEEARAEGAEDTWEYEEAQKLFEMAQELISEGELEEAEKILSQAELKATQAIGAAREGAFMEGFDEEAQEIRKSLLSDAFSKENLINLPTSDVFFEFDSAEISKEAMEAIDGNISIFERNKDKIKFILLFGFCDIRGTEEYNLSLGKKRADEIKKYMIGKGVSPDMLHSISKGETEIWQEGTSDEAYSRNRRGHFMALSDNNSPEN
- a CDS encoding FxsA family protein codes for the protein MVPLIELALLIKLGNIIGLWPTIFTVIATGVLGAALARSQGTQVISAIRAEVTEGRPPTESLINGLLVLVGGVVLLTPGLLTDLLGFSLLIPFTRDWFKKKLRSRLKKYADRNSASATIIIR